The following proteins are encoded in a genomic region of Devosia lucknowensis:
- a CDS encoding microcin C ABC transporter permease YejB, whose amino-acid sequence MGAYILRRLLLMIPTVFGIMAVSFLITQFAPGGPVEQALANLSGQNASLAERITGSEAGDFSAQPGQGNQTGYRGSQGLPPELVERIEKQFGFDKPPLERFFTMIGNYLRFDFGESYYRDISVIDLVLEKMPVSISLGLWMTLIAYAVSIPLGIAKAIRDGSRFDVWTSTVVIIGYAVPGFLIAIALVVLFAGGSFWSIFPLRGLTSPGWATFPWWRQILDYFWHLVLPIIAMGLGAFATSTLLTKNSFLDEIGKQYVVTARAKGLTERQVLYGHVFRNAMMLIIAGFPGAFIGVFFGGSLLIETIFSLDGLGLLGFQSVANRDYPVVFATLYIFSLLGLIIGLISDLAYMWVDPRLDFEGRDV is encoded by the coding sequence ATGGGCGCCTACATTCTCCGCCGTCTCTTGCTGATGATCCCGACCGTGTTCGGCATCATGGCCGTCAGCTTTCTGATCACCCAGTTTGCGCCGGGCGGACCGGTGGAACAGGCGCTGGCCAATCTCTCGGGCCAGAATGCAAGCCTGGCGGAGCGCATTACCGGCAGCGAGGCTGGCGACTTCTCGGCCCAGCCCGGACAGGGCAACCAGACGGGATACCGCGGCAGCCAGGGCCTGCCACCCGAACTCGTGGAACGCATCGAAAAGCAGTTCGGCTTCGACAAGCCGCCGCTCGAGCGCTTCTTCACCATGATCGGCAATTACCTCCGGTTCGACTTCGGCGAGAGCTATTACCGCGACATTTCGGTGATCGATCTCGTGCTCGAAAAGATGCCGGTTTCCATCTCGCTCGGCCTGTGGATGACGCTGATCGCCTATGCGGTATCGATCCCGCTGGGCATCGCCAAGGCCATCAGGGACGGCTCCCGCTTCGACGTCTGGACATCGACTGTCGTCATCATTGGCTATGCCGTGCCGGGCTTTCTGATCGCCATTGCGCTGGTGGTGCTGTTTGCGGGCGGCTCGTTCTGGTCGATCTTCCCGCTGCGCGGCCTCACGTCGCCCGGTTGGGCGACATTCCCGTGGTGGCGGCAGATCCTGGACTATTTCTGGCACCTCGTCTTGCCCATCATCGCCATGGGCCTGGGCGCCTTCGCCACCTCGACGCTCCTGACCAAGAATTCGTTTCTCGACGAAATCGGCAAGCAATATGTGGTGACGGCCCGCGCCAAGGGCCTGACCGAGCGTCAGGTGCTCTACGGCCACGTGTTCCGCAATGCCATGATGCTCATCATCGCTGGCTTTCCCGGGGCCTTCATCGGCGTGTTCTTCGGCGGATCGCTGCTGATCGAAACCATCTTCTCCCTCGACGGCCTCGGCCTGCTCGGCTTCCAGTCGGTCGCCAACCGCGATTATCCCGTGGTGTTCGCCACGCTCTACATCTTCTCGCTGCTGGGCCTCATCATCGGACTGATCTCCGACCTCGCCTATATGTGGGTCGATCCGCGGCTCGACTTCGAAGGGCGCGACGTATGA
- a CDS encoding extracellular solute-binding protein, with protein sequence MTRAFKLSSLLLAAFVTVGLAVPAMAQTQTDVWTNSFTLSGEPKYGMDYTHFDYVNVDAPKGGVVRLGDLGGFDTFNPILPKGEPAGGIGLLYETLMGPSSDENNTYYVHLAEALKIAPDYGSVTFRMDPDARWHDGEPVTAEDVVWTFEKLIEVNPDRAQYYANITSAEVTAPGEVTFTFDQKNNRELPLILGQLLVLPQHWWEGTDASGKQRNIADSTLEPPMGSGPYRLASFEAGRSIVYERVEDYWGADHPSQVGQNNFDEYRIEYFLDLSVMFEAFKGDQFDWWTENQARRWATGYDFPAVKEGRVVQELFPQDYADNGLMVGFVMNLRRDKFADERVREALNYAFDFEELSNTMFYGQYERIDSFFFGLPFKSSGLPEGEELEVLESVRDEVPAKVFDTPYTNPVSGDPAKLRANLRTALDLFTQAGYSLQGNQMIGPDGQPFTFEILLNGPTIEPVAQNLVTNLAQIGIAATIRTVDSPQFINRARSFDYDMIYAGWTQSFSPGNEQRFFFGSSTANEQGAQNYAGIADPAVDALIEQLIVADDRETQEAVTKALDRVLLAKHFVIPSYTLRMTRSARWDRFSRPENLPEFSSGFPTLWWWDEAKAEKTGGAVQ encoded by the coding sequence ATGACGCGCGCCTTCAAGCTTTCATCGCTGCTCCTTGCGGCCTTCGTGACAGTCGGCCTCGCCGTGCCAGCCATGGCACAGACGCAGACCGATGTCTGGACCAATTCCTTCACCCTGTCAGGCGAGCCCAAATACGGGATGGACTACACCCATTTCGACTACGTGAACGTCGATGCGCCCAAGGGCGGCGTCGTGCGGCTCGGGGACTTGGGCGGTTTCGACACGTTCAACCCCATCCTGCCCAAGGGCGAACCGGCCGGCGGCATCGGGCTTCTCTACGAAACGCTGATGGGCCCCTCGTCCGACGAGAACAACACCTATTACGTGCACCTGGCCGAGGCGCTCAAGATCGCGCCCGACTATGGCTCGGTCACCTTCCGCATGGATCCCGATGCCAGATGGCACGACGGCGAGCCGGTGACGGCCGAGGACGTGGTCTGGACGTTCGAGAAGCTGATCGAGGTCAATCCCGATCGCGCGCAATACTACGCCAACATCACCTCGGCCGAGGTGACGGCGCCGGGTGAGGTGACCTTTACCTTCGACCAGAAGAACAATCGCGAACTGCCGCTGATCCTGGGGCAGCTGCTGGTGCTGCCGCAGCACTGGTGGGAAGGCACCGATGCCAGCGGCAAGCAGCGCAACATCGCCGATTCGACGCTCGAGCCGCCAATGGGTTCGGGACCCTATCGGCTGGCCAGTTTCGAGGCCGGCCGCTCGATCGTCTACGAGCGCGTCGAGGACTACTGGGGTGCCGATCATCCGTCCCAGGTCGGGCAGAACAATTTCGACGAATATCGGATCGAGTATTTCCTCGACCTCAGCGTGATGTTCGAGGCCTTCAAGGGCGACCAGTTCGACTGGTGGACCGAGAACCAGGCACGCCGCTGGGCTACCGGCTACGATTTCCCGGCGGTCAAGGAAGGCCGCGTGGTGCAGGAGCTGTTCCCGCAGGACTATGCAGACAACGGCCTCATGGTCGGTTTCGTCATGAACCTGCGGCGTGACAAGTTCGCCGACGAACGGGTGCGCGAGGCGCTGAACTATGCCTTCGATTTCGAAGAGCTCAGCAACACCATGTTTTATGGCCAGTATGAGCGCATCGACAGCTTCTTCTTCGGCCTGCCGTTCAAGTCCAGCGGGCTCCCCGAGGGCGAGGAACTCGAGGTGCTCGAGAGCGTGCGCGACGAAGTGCCGGCCAAGGTGTTCGACACGCCCTACACCAATCCTGTCAGCGGCGACCCCGCCAAGCTGCGCGCCAACCTGCGTACGGCGCTCGATCTGTTCACCCAGGCCGGTTACAGCCTCCAGGGCAACCAGATGATCGGCCCTGATGGCCAGCCGTTCACCTTCGAGATCCTGCTCAACGGCCCGACCATCGAGCCAGTGGCGCAGAACCTCGTCACCAACCTGGCGCAGATCGGCATCGCCGCCACGATCCGCACGGTGGACAGCCCGCAATTCATCAACCGGGCCCGCAGCTTCGACTACGACATGATCTATGCAGGCTGGACGCAGTCGTTCTCGCCGGGCAACGAACAGCGCTTCTTCTTCGGCTCGTCGACCGCCAATGAACAGGGCGCGCAGAACTATGCCGGCATCGCCGATCCGGCGGTGGATGCGCTGATCGAGCAGTTGATCGTTGCCGACGATCGCGAGACGCAGGAAGCCGTCACCAAGGCCCTCGACCGGGTGCTGCTGGCCAAGCATTTCGTCATCCCCAGCTACACGCTGCGCATGACCCGCTCGGCCCGCTGGGACCGCTTCAGCCGGCCCGAAAACCTCCCCGAATTCTCCTCGGGCTTCCCCACGCTCTGGTGGTGGGACGAAGCCAAGGCCGAAAAGACCGGCGGCGCGGTGCAGTAG
- a CDS encoding ABC transporter ATP-binding protein: MTAPLLSIQDLSVAFGASTVVRNVSFDIAPGETLALVGESGSGKSVTALSVLKLLPPTATLSGSIRFDGAELVGAPEATLRQVRGNRVGMIFQEPMSSLNPVHTIGKQIGEVLAVHQGLRRNAARSRTLELLDAVGIPDPASRLDDYPHQLSGGQRQRVMIAMALANDPKLLIADEPTTALDVTVQAQILELLKSLQRQNGMAMLFITHDLSIVRRIADRVCVMTGGEIVEKGAVETIFSAPRHDYTRHLLAAAPRGTPLVPKKDAPAIVAADDLKVWFPIRRGFFRRTVGHIRAVDGVDLTVRKGETLGVVGESGSGKSSLGYALLRLIPSQGRIVVLGNEVQSRSWRALRPLRRHMQIVFQDPFGSLSPRLSVGEIVEEGLGVHFPRLSRPERAEKVAAALREVGLDPATASRYPHEFSGGQRQRIAIARALVLEPDFLVLDEPTSALDVSIQAQVIDLLRAVQERRQLSYMFISHDLRVIRALAHRLIVMRHGKVVEQGLAADIFAAPQEDYTRQLLAAALDLVPPDAVNTDRLPNAPGTV; this comes from the coding sequence ATGACTGCCCCGCTGCTCTCCATCCAAGACCTGAGCGTCGCGTTCGGCGCGTCAACGGTGGTCCGCAATGTCAGCTTCGACATCGCGCCGGGCGAGACGCTGGCGCTGGTGGGCGAGAGCGGGTCGGGCAAGTCGGTGACGGCGCTGTCGGTCCTCAAACTGTTGCCGCCGACCGCGACCTTGAGCGGATCGATCCGTTTCGATGGCGCCGAACTGGTGGGGGCGCCCGAGGCAACGCTGCGCCAGGTGCGCGGCAACCGCGTCGGCATGATCTTTCAGGAGCCGATGAGCTCGCTCAACCCGGTTCACACCATCGGCAAGCAGATCGGCGAGGTGCTGGCGGTGCATCAGGGCCTGCGGCGCAACGCGGCCCGCTCTCGCACGCTCGAGCTGCTCGACGCAGTGGGCATTCCCGATCCGGCCTCGCGGCTCGACGATTATCCGCACCAGCTTTCGGGCGGGCAGCGGCAGCGCGTGATGATCGCCATGGCGCTGGCGAACGATCCGAAACTGCTGATCGCCGACGAACCGACCACTGCACTCGATGTCACCGTACAGGCTCAGATTCTCGAGCTGCTTAAGTCGCTGCAGCGCCAGAACGGCATGGCCATGCTGTTCATCACCCACGATTTGTCCATCGTGCGGCGCATCGCCGACAGGGTCTGTGTGATGACCGGGGGCGAGATCGTCGAAAAGGGTGCGGTGGAGACGATCTTCTCGGCGCCCCGGCATGACTATACCCGCCATCTTCTGGCCGCAGCGCCGCGCGGCACGCCACTGGTGCCCAAGAAGGATGCCCCCGCCATCGTCGCCGCCGACGACCTCAAGGTGTGGTTTCCGATCCGCCGCGGCTTTTTCCGTCGTACGGTCGGACATATCCGGGCGGTGGACGGCGTCGACCTGACGGTGCGCAAGGGCGAGACGCTGGGCGTCGTGGGAGAAAGCGGCTCGGGAAAATCCTCGCTCGGCTATGCGCTGCTGCGCCTGATCCCGTCGCAAGGACGGATCGTGGTGCTGGGCAACGAGGTGCAGTCGCGTTCCTGGCGTGCCCTGCGGCCTCTGCGGCGGCACATGCAGATCGTGTTCCAGGACCCATTCGGATCGCTCAGTCCGCGCCTGTCAGTCGGCGAAATCGTCGAGGAAGGGCTCGGCGTGCATTTTCCGCGCCTATCCCGGCCGGAGCGGGCGGAGAAGGTGGCGGCCGCGCTGCGCGAGGTGGGGCTCGACCCGGCCACGGCGTCCCGCTACCCGCATGAATTTTCCGGCGGGCAGCGCCAGCGCATTGCCATTGCCCGGGCGCTGGTGCTCGAACCTGATTTCCTGGTGCTCGACGAGCCGACCTCGGCTCTCGACGTTTCCATACAGGCGCAGGTGATCGACCTCCTGCGCGCCGTGCAGGAACGGCGGCAGCTGAGCTACATGTTCATCAGCCACGACTTGCGGGTGATCAGGGCGCTGGCGCACCGGCTGATCGTGATGCGGCACGGCAAGGTGGTGGAACAGGGCCTTGCGGCCGATATCTTCGCCGCGCCGCAGGAAGACTATACGCGCCAGCTGTTGGCGGCGGCGCTCGACCTCGTCCCTCCCGATGCAGTGAATACGGACCGATTGCCCAATGCACCGGGAACCGTCTAA
- a CDS encoding ABC transporter permease codes for MTSPALASDRPGILSPLNRRRLANFRANRRGWWSFWIFLVIFTVTLGAEFIANDRPILVSYKGELMVPALVDYPESRFGGFLATTNFRDPFIAQEIAANGWTLWPPVRFNFATVDSYVAFSGANPPSWLLSREQICQRYPLGTEDPDCVPGNYHYLGTDDRGRDVLARLIYGFRISVLFGLVLTVASSVIGVLAGAVQGYFGGWIDLIAQRLIEIWTSVPSLYLLLIVSSVIAPSFWVLLGILLLFSWVTLVGIVRAEFLRARNFEYVNAARALGVSNRVIMWRHLLPNAMVATLTFMPFILSGSVATLTSLDFLGFGLPPGSPSLGELLAQGKNNLQAPWLGLTGFFTIAIMMTLLVFIGEAVRDAFDPRKTFR; via the coding sequence ATGACGTCCCCTGCCCTCGCCTCCGACCGTCCCGGCATCCTGTCGCCGCTGAACCGCCGGCGGCTTGCCAACTTCCGCGCCAACCGTCGCGGCTGGTGGAGCTTCTGGATTTTCCTCGTCATCTTCACGGTGACGCTGGGCGCCGAATTCATCGCCAACGACCGGCCGATCCTGGTATCCTACAAGGGCGAGCTGATGGTGCCTGCCCTTGTCGACTATCCAGAATCCAGGTTCGGCGGCTTCCTCGCCACCACCAACTTCCGCGATCCCTTCATCGCGCAGGAGATCGCGGCCAATGGCTGGACGCTGTGGCCGCCGGTCCGCTTCAACTTCGCCACCGTGGACAGTTATGTCGCCTTTTCCGGCGCCAACCCGCCCAGCTGGTTGCTGAGCCGCGAACAGATCTGCCAGCGCTACCCGCTAGGGACCGAAGATCCCGACTGCGTGCCGGGAAATTACCACTACCTCGGGACCGACGATCGCGGCCGCGACGTGCTGGCCCGGCTGATCTATGGTTTCCGCATCTCCGTGCTGTTCGGGCTGGTGCTGACCGTCGCCTCGTCGGTCATCGGCGTGCTGGCCGGGGCCGTGCAGGGCTATTTCGGCGGCTGGATCGACCTCATTGCCCAGCGGCTCATCGAAATATGGACCTCGGTGCCCTCGCTCTACCTGCTGCTGATCGTGTCGTCGGTGATCGCACCCAGTTTCTGGGTGCTGCTGGGCATATTGCTGCTGTTTTCCTGGGTGACGCTGGTGGGCATCGTCAGGGCTGAGTTCCTGCGGGCGCGCAACTTCGAATATGTCAACGCCGCCCGGGCGCTGGGCGTCTCCAACCGTGTCATCATGTGGCGGCACCTGCTGCCCAATGCGATGGTGGCGACGCTGACCTTCATGCCCTTCATCCTGTCGGGTTCGGTGGCAACCCTGACCTCGCTCGACTTCCTCGGCTTCGGCCTGCCGCCCGGCTCGCCCTCGCTCGGCGAACTCCTCGCCCAGGGCAAGAACAACCTCCAGGCCCCCTGGCTTGGCCTCACCGGATTTTTCACCATCGCCATCATGATGACCCTGCTGGTGTTCATCGGCGAAGCCGTCCGCGACGCCTTCGATCCGCGAAAGACGTTCCGATGA